A genomic segment from Arcobacter acticola encodes:
- a CDS encoding FAD-dependent oxidoreductase → MNEKHYEVVIVGGGISGAALFYELAKYSTAKNICLLEKYEDLATLNSKGTSNSQTIHVGDIETNYTLSKAKITKRTAKMIEKFCLQYDLQDKIMFKHQKMALGVGEKEVEFITKRYNEFKEVFPYLELWDKETLRELEPKLVYADKEQTKDRPEPIVAMGAKDQYTTVDFGAMTKELAKAGQNADSTKTTDIFFNSEVEDIEKVGDKYKLTTVNGTVYTADFVVVNAGAHSLFLAHKMGYGKHMGSLSMAGSFYITNGEFLNGKVYMVQNDKLPFAALHGDPDILENGKTRFGPTALALLVLERYKGGKSIFQCLKTMNIDGSILKIFWDLLKDSEIRNYVFKNFLFEVPGINKGLFVKDARKIVPSLTVDDLEYAKGFGGVRPQVLNKTEKKLMLGEASLSEGKGIIFNMTPSPGATSCLGNAERDIKVVCEYLNLEFDEAAFLADLTDPEIA, encoded by the coding sequence ATGAACGAAAAACACTATGAAGTCGTAATTGTAGGTGGGGGAATCTCTGGAGCTGCTTTATTTTATGAGCTTGCTAAATACTCAACTGCAAAAAACATCTGTTTACTAGAAAAATATGAAGATCTTGCAACTTTGAACTCAAAAGGTACAAGTAACTCTCAAACAATTCACGTAGGTGATATTGAAACTAACTATACATTGTCTAAGGCTAAAATTACAAAAAGAACTGCAAAAATGATTGAAAAGTTCTGTTTACAATATGATTTACAAGACAAAATTATGTTTAAACACCAAAAAATGGCTTTAGGTGTAGGTGAAAAAGAAGTTGAGTTTATTACAAAAAGATATAATGAATTTAAAGAAGTTTTTCCTTATTTAGAATTATGGGATAAAGAAACTTTAAGAGAATTAGAGCCTAAATTAGTTTATGCTGATAAAGAACAAACTAAAGATAGACCAGAACCAATCGTAGCAATGGGAGCTAAAGATCAATATACAACAGTTGACTTTGGTGCTATGACAAAAGAATTAGCAAAAGCTGGACAAAATGCTGATAGTACAAAAACAACTGATATTTTCTTTAACTCTGAAGTTGAAGATATTGAAAAAGTTGGAGACAAATATAAATTAACTACTGTTAATGGAACTGTTTATACGGCTGATTTCGTAGTAGTAAATGCTGGTGCTCACTCATTATTCTTAGCTCATAAAATGGGTTATGGAAAACATATGGGTTCTTTATCAATGGCTGGATCATTTTATATTACAAATGGTGAGTTCTTAAATGGTAAAGTTTATATGGTACAAAATGATAAATTACCATTTGCTGCACTTCATGGAGATCCGGATATCTTAGAAAATGGAAAAACTAGATTTGGACCAACTGCACTTGCATTACTTGTTCTTGAAAGATACAAAGGTGGTAAATCAATATTCCAATGTTTAAAAACAATGAATATTGATGGAAGTATTTTAAAAATCTTCTGGGATTTATTAAAAGATTCTGAAATTAGAAACTATGTATTTAAAAACTTCTTATTTGAAGTTCCAGGAATAAACAAAGGTTTATTCGTTAAAGATGCAAGAAAAATCGTTCCTTCTTTAACTGTTGATGATTTAGAATATGCAAAAGGATTTGGTGGTGTTAGACCTCAAGTTCTTAATAAAACTGAGAAAAAACTAATGCTTGGTGAAGCTTCACTAAGTGAAGGTAAAGGAATCATCTTTAATATGACTCCATCTCCAGGGGCAACTTCTTGTTTAGGAAATGCAGAAAGAGATATTAAAGTTGTTTGTGAATATTTAAATTTAGAATTTGATGAAGCTGCTTTCTTAGCTGATTTAACAGATCCTGAAATAGCTTAA
- the ileS gene encoding isoleucine--tRNA ligase produces MDYKESLLLPKTDFPMRGNLPNNEPVKYKQWDEQKVYDKMKKNRVGCESFTLHDGPPYANGNIHIGHALNKILKDIINKFHYFEGKSIRYVPGWDCHGLPIEQKVEEKIGSEKKKILPKSKLRQLCRDHAAKFVDIQRNEFKQLGVIADWENPYLTMDFKFEANIYRELCAIAKQGLLIQRSKPVYWSWAAQTALAEAEVEYEDKTSPSIFVAFKHEKLDASIIIWTTTPWTLPANTGISLNGEEEYVKTSDKFIVARKLYNSLIEKEVIKGEVVETINPKDLENTNAINPLNDRKSKIVLGDHVMMDSGTGAVHTAPGHGEDDYKVGLIYGLDVIMPVDAFGKYDETIIREKLFKDTEKYLGLNVFKANDLILEELGEALLKRVDIRHSYPHCWRTHTPIIFRATKQWFISIDDNYGKENKTLRENALKVVEDLTFYPEWGRNRLKAMLDGRPDWCISRQRDWGVPIAFFRNKKTDEIVFDEKVLNYTATIFEQKGCDAWYDLEISELLYPESGLNPEDLEKTVDILDVWFDSGSTQNAVLRSGNYDAGTFPADMYLEGSDQHRGWFQSSLLTTLASSEIAPFKSILTHGFTVDEKGEKMSKSKGNVVAPDKVLKEYGSEILRLWVAMSDYQSDLKISDNILKQNAELYRKIRNTARFLLANVSDLEEIVSVDKMGPLDRWVLNKAKKVFDEIEAAFNVYEFSKGLNKLNNFLVVDLSGIYLDVCKDRLYCDDKNDIHRLASQSAMALIAKKLISTIAPILTYTMDELLSFAPNFIKGDCEDIFDYEKVVLPNVEININEAVLFSAKEKFSEIKDALSKEKVIKSTLELMIYTNCEDIIALDEVESSDWFLVSSVTKNKQNSDILGTFQVDTNVFEVYKANAHKCPRCWKYTALEEDTLCQRCDEVLN; encoded by the coding sequence ATGGATTATAAAGAGAGTTTACTACTTCCAAAAACTGATTTCCCAATGAGAGGAAATCTTCCAAACAATGAGCCTGTTAAATATAAGCAATGGGACGAGCAAAAAGTATACGATAAGATGAAAAAAAATAGGGTAGGTTGTGAATCTTTCACACTACATGATGGACCTCCTTATGCAAATGGTAATATTCACATTGGTCACGCTTTAAATAAAATTTTAAAAGATATTATTAACAAATTTCATTATTTTGAGGGAAAATCAATTAGATATGTTCCAGGGTGGGATTGTCATGGTTTACCAATTGAACAAAAAGTAGAAGAGAAAATAGGTTCAGAAAAGAAAAAGATACTTCCTAAATCAAAACTTAGACAACTTTGTCGTGATCATGCTGCTAAGTTTGTTGATATTCAAAGAAATGAATTTAAACAATTAGGTGTTATTGCAGATTGGGAAAATCCTTATTTAACAATGGATTTTAAATTTGAAGCTAACATTTATAGAGAATTATGTGCAATTGCAAAACAAGGTTTATTGATTCAAAGAAGTAAGCCTGTTTACTGGTCATGGGCTGCTCAAACTGCTTTAGCTGAAGCTGAAGTTGAATATGAAGATAAAACATCACCATCAATTTTTGTGGCATTTAAACATGAAAAATTAGATGCAAGTATTATTATTTGGACTACAACTCCTTGGACATTACCTGCAAATACAGGTATTTCTCTTAATGGTGAAGAAGAGTATGTAAAAACAAGTGATAAATTTATTGTTGCTCGTAAATTATATAATTCATTAATAGAAAAAGAAGTAATCAAAGGTGAAGTTGTTGAAACTATTAATCCTAAAGATTTAGAAAATACAAATGCAATTAATCCATTAAATGATAGAAAATCTAAAATTGTTTTAGGTGATCATGTTATGATGGATTCTGGAACAGGTGCAGTACATACGGCTCCTGGACATGGAGAAGATGACTATAAAGTTGGTTTAATCTATGGTTTAGATGTTATTATGCCTGTTGATGCATTTGGTAAATATGATGAAACTATTATTAGAGAAAAACTATTTAAAGATACTGAAAAATATTTAGGATTAAATGTATTTAAAGCAAATGATTTAATTTTAGAAGAATTAGGTGAGGCTTTATTAAAAAGAGTTGATATTAGACACTCATATCCACATTGTTGGAGAACACATACACCAATTATTTTTAGAGCTACAAAACAATGGTTTATCTCTATTGATGATAATTATGGAAAAGAAAACAAAACATTAAGAGAAAATGCACTTAAAGTTGTTGAGGATTTAACTTTCTATCCTGAATGGGGAAGAAATAGATTAAAAGCTATGCTTGATGGAAGACCTGACTGGTGTATTTCAAGACAAAGAGATTGGGGTGTTCCAATTGCATTTTTTAGAAATAAAAAAACTGATGAAATTGTTTTTGATGAAAAAGTATTAAATTATACAGCTACGATTTTTGAACAAAAAGGTTGTGATGCTTGGTATGATTTAGAAATTTCAGAATTACTATATCCAGAAAGTGGATTGAATCCAGAAGACTTAGAAAAAACTGTAGATATTTTAGATGTATGGTTTGATTCAGGTTCAACTCAAAATGCAGTTTTAAGAAGCGGAAACTATGATGCTGGAACTTTCCCTGCTGATATGTATTTAGAAGGAAGTGACCAACATAGAGGTTGGTTTCAATCTTCACTTTTAACAACTTTAGCTTCAAGCGAAATTGCTCCTTTTAAATCGATTTTAACACATGGATTCACTGTTGATGAAAAAGGTGAAAAAATGTCTAAATCTAAAGGAAATGTTGTTGCTCCTGATAAGGTTTTAAAAGAGTACGGATCTGAAATTTTAAGACTTTGGGTTGCTATGAGTGATTATCAATCTGATTTAAAAATTTCTGATAATATCTTAAAACAAAATGCAGAACTTTATAGAAAAATTAGAAATACAGCAAGATTCTTACTTGCAAATGTTTCAGATTTAGAAGAGATTGTATCTGTAGATAAAATGGGACCTTTAGATAGATGGGTTTTAAATAAAGCTAAAAAAGTATTTGATGAAATTGAAGCTGCGTTTAATGTATATGAATTTTCAAAAGGCTTAAATAAATTAAATAATTTCTTAGTTGTTGATTTATCTGGTATTTATTTAGATGTTTGTAAAGATAGATTATATTGTGATGATAAAAATGATATTCATAGACTTGCATCTCAAAGTGCAATGGCATTAATTGCTAAAAAATTAATATCAACAATTGCTCCTATATTAACATATACTATGGATGAGTTATTATCATTTGCACCTAATTTTATAAAAGGTGATTGTGAAGATATCTTTGATTATGAAAAAGTAGTATTACCAAATGTAGAAATTAATATAAATGAAGCTGTTTTATTCTCGGCAAAAGAGAAATTTTCAGAAATAAAAGATGCATTAAGTAAAGAAAAAGTTATAAAATCTACACTTGAATTAATGATTTATACAAATTGTGAGGATATAATAGCATTAGATGAAGTAGAATCAAGTG
- a CDS encoding CinA family protein: MYNDIFNNNDMIKLQELLRANKQTITSAESCTGGLVASMITKIAGSSDIFNGSIVTYSNKIKNQELKVKNETLENFGAVSCEVVSEMLEGVISKFEADYAIAISGIAGPTGDTKNKPVGTVVIGISDSKYHKNVNIHYFKGSREEVQIQAAKHSLKEILKFLQNTLDK, from the coding sequence ATGTATAATGATATTTTCAATAACAATGATATGATAAAACTTCAAGAGCTTTTAAGAGCAAATAAACAAACAATAACAAGTGCTGAATCATGTACAGGTGGATTAGTAGCATCAATGATTACAAAAATAGCAGGATCTTCTGATATTTTTAATGGAAGTATAGTTACCTACTCAAATAAAATAAAAAATCAAGAATTAAAAGTGAAAAATGAAACTTTAGAGAATTTTGGAGCAGTAAGTTGTGAAGTTGTTAGTGAAATGCTAGAGGGTGTAATTAGCAAATTTGAAGCTGATTATGCCATTGCGATATCAGGAATTGCCGGTCCAACAGGTGACACAAAAAACAAACCTGTGGGCACTGTAGTAATTGGTATTAGTGACTCAAAGTACCATAAAAACGTAAATATACACTACTTTAAAGGTTCAAGAGAGGAAGTACAAATACAAGCAGCAAAACACTCCTTGAAAGAAATTTTAAAATTTCTTCAAAATACTCTTGACAAATAA